DNA sequence from the Actinomycetes bacterium genome:
CATCTTGCTCGCGCCGAGCTCGCGCTCGACGAAGGTGATCGGGACCTCCACGACGCGAAGGCCGCGCTGCACGGCGCGCCAGACCAGGTCGACCTGGAAGCAGTAGCCCTGCGACGCGACGTCGTGCAGGTCCAGCTGGCGCAGCGCGGAGGCGCGGAACGCGCGGAACCCGCCGGTCGCGTCGTGGACGGGGATGCCGAGAGCGATCCGGGCATAGGCGTTGCCACCGCGGGAGAGAAGCGCCCGGCGGCGCGGCCAGTTCTCCACCGACCCGCCGGAGACCCAGCGGGACCCGAGCGCGACGTCGGCGCCGTGGTCGATCGCGGCGAGAAGCAGGGGCAGGTCCTGGGCGCGGTGCGAGCCGTCGGCGTCCATCTCGACGACGACGTCGTAGCCCTGCGCCATCGCCCACGCGAAGGCGTCGAGGTAGGCCGCACCCAGACCCTGCTTGACCTGGCGGTGCCGTACGTGCACGGCGGGGTCGTGCGCTGCCAGCTTCTCGGCGAGCTCGCCGGTCCCGTCCGGGCTGCTGTCGTCGACCACGAGGACGTCGGCGTCAGGGACCGCGGCGCGCACGCGCGCGACGCTGCGTTCGAGGTTCATCACCTCGTCGTAGGTGGGCACGCAGACCAGTACGCGCGGCCCCGAGCTCATGGCGTCGATGTCGGCTCCTCTCGTCGGCGGCCGCCCAGGACCACGGCGCCCACGCCCACGAGGACGAGCAGCAGCTCCACGGTGTTCCCGAGCCGGTCCGCCAGCGTACGGCTATCGGAGAGCCGCACCTGCTGCACCACCGTCGCAGGGGTGAACAGCTGGGTCCGCTGGACGACGCGGCCGTCCGGGGCGATGGCCGCGGAGATGCCCGACGTGGCGGCGATGAGCACCCAGCGGCCGTGCTCGACCGCCCGCAGCCGGCTCATGGCGAGCTGCTGGCGGGTCTCCGGGGTGTGCCCGAAGGTCGCGTTGTTGGTCTGCACGGCGATCAGCTGGGCACCGGCGTCGACGGTGCGGCGGACCAGGGTGTCGTCGGAGACCTCGAAGCAGATGACGTCGCCGACCCGCGCCGGGCCGATCTGCAGCACACCGGGCCCGGCCCCCTTGGCGAAGTTCCGGCTGACCCGGTCCACGGCGGAGGAGAAGAAGCGGGCCAGCCTGCGCATGGGGATGTACTCGGCGAAGGGCACTGGGTGCTGCTTGACGTACACCGGACCGGGACCGGGTGTCGCGCTGAGCAGCGGACCCCACACGATGCCCATGTTGAACAGGGTGTTCGGGTCCAGCGGGTTGGTGACGACCGCGCCGACGAGGACGGGTACGCCGACCGCGTCGACCGCCTCCTGGATCAGCTCGCGGGCCTGCGGGTCGGCGTACGGGTCGACGTCGCTGGCGTTCTCCGGCCAGATGACCAGGTCCGGTCGGGCGACGCGCCCGGCCGCGACCGCGGCCGCGAGACGCTGCGTCTCGGCCACGTGGTAGCGCAGGACCTGCTCCTGCTGGGTCTCGATGTCCAGGCCGATCCGGGGGACGTTGCCCTGGACGAGCGCGACGGTGACCGCCCGACCGCGAGCCACCGGCGCCGGGACGGCGGCCGCCGCGAGAGCGAGCACCACCAGCGCGGCCAGGCAGCCGGCGGCCGGGGCGACGCGGTGCCGGCGTGCCTCGACCAGCCCGACGGCGAGCAGCATGCCGATGAGGGCGACGACGAAGGTCACCAGCGGCGCCCCGCCGAGGGAGGCGACCCGCAGCCAGGGCGCGTCGGCCTGGGAGAAGGCGAGCCGGCCCCAGGTGAAGCCGCCGTACGGCCACCGGCCGCGGACCGCCTCCTCCACCACCCAGACCGCGGCTCCCCCGACGACCGCGCCGGGTGCCGGCAGCCGTGAGCACAGGGCCACTCCCACGCCCAGGGGCGCGAAGTAGAGCGCCTGCACCACGGCGAGGATCAGCCACGGGACCGGGCCGACGTAGACGCCCGTCCAGTGCAGCAGGGGGACCATCTCCCCGAGGCCGAAGGCCAGCCCGACGAGCGCGGCCGCTCGCCAGCGCAGCCCGCGGACCGCCAGCGCGA
Encoded proteins:
- a CDS encoding polyprenol monophosphomannose synthase — protein: MSSGPRVLVCVPTYDEVMNLERSVARVRAAVPDADVLVVDDSSPDGTGELAEKLAAHDPAVHVRHRQVKQGLGAAYLDAFAWAMAQGYDVVVEMDADGSHRAQDLPLLLAAIDHGADVALGSRWVSGGSVENWPRRRALLSRGGNAYARIALGIPVHDATGGFRAFRASALRQLDLHDVASQGYCFQVDLVWRAVQRGLRVVEVPITFVERELGASKMNRAIVGEALWRVTVWGTRHRAGQVARALRPKERSPA
- the lnt gene encoding apolipoprotein N-acyltransferase, yielding MSTATTDTPRPVVPPTTRPRRRWPRPLTGALAGVALTFAFDPYGLWWLAPLCVAALALAVRGLRWRAAALVGLAFGLGEMVPLLHWTGVYVGPVPWLILAVVQALYFAPLGVGVALCSRLPAPGAVVGGAAVWVVEEAVRGRWPYGGFTWGRLAFSQADAPWLRVASLGGAPLVTFVVALIGMLLAVGLVEARRHRVAPAAGCLAALVVLALAAAAVPAPVARGRAVTVALVQGNVPRIGLDIETQQEQVLRYHVAETQRLAAAVAAGRVARPDLVIWPENASDVDPYADPQARELIQEAVDAVGVPVLVGAVVTNPLDPNTLFNMGIVWGPLLSATPGPGPVYVKQHPVPFAEYIPMRRLARFFSSAVDRVSRNFAKGAGPGVLQIGPARVGDVICFEVSDDTLVRRTVDAGAQLIAVQTNNATFGHTPETRQQLAMSRLRAVEHGRWVLIAATSGISAAIAPDGRVVQRTQLFTPATVVQQVRLSDSRTLADRLGNTVELLLVLVGVGAVVLGGRRREEPTSTP